Proteins encoded by one window of Thalassoroseus pseudoceratinae:
- a CDS encoding Glu/Leu/Phe/Val family dehydrogenase — MSSSYQSVSRYFEDAVDRMGLSANMQKLLLTPEREIKVQVAVERDNGEIATFIGFRMQHDSARGPMKGGLRFHHEVDADEVLALATLMTWKTAIVNIPYGGAKGGIAVNVRELSHGELERVTRKFVDEIHDMIGPHKDIPAPDMGTNAQVMAWIMNQYQKFHGFNPACVTGKPVELHGAEGREEATGRGVAQLTIATLEKRQLDPVGTTVALQGFGNVGSYAARFLAERGLKIVAVTDAFGGVTTSNGLDIDALCEHVARTGKVVDFADAESITNEELLASEVDVLIPAALGNVITAENVDDVRANIIIEAANNPTTPEADEILARREILVLPDVLANAGGVTVSYFEWVQNCQHFKWELSRVRKELDKIMLSAFEKVWEIAEAKHVSLRTAAYLLGIGRVGRATVLGGL, encoded by the coding sequence ATGAGTTCTTCCTATCAAAGCGTATCCCGTTACTTCGAAGACGCGGTCGACCGAATGGGTTTGTCCGCGAATATGCAAAAACTGCTGCTAACGCCGGAGCGTGAAATCAAGGTTCAAGTGGCAGTCGAACGCGATAACGGAGAAATCGCCACGTTCATCGGCTTTCGGATGCAGCACGACAGCGCTCGCGGACCAATGAAGGGTGGACTCCGGTTTCACCACGAAGTGGACGCCGACGAAGTTTTGGCGCTCGCGACACTGATGACCTGGAAAACCGCCATCGTGAACATTCCGTACGGCGGTGCGAAGGGGGGAATTGCCGTCAACGTTCGGGAACTCAGTCACGGAGAATTGGAACGAGTCACGCGAAAATTCGTCGATGAAATTCACGACATGATCGGCCCACACAAAGATATTCCAGCCCCCGACATGGGCACAAACGCCCAGGTCATGGCTTGGATCATGAACCAGTACCAGAAGTTCCACGGTTTCAACCCTGCGTGCGTTACGGGCAAACCTGTCGAATTACACGGTGCGGAAGGCCGTGAAGAAGCCACCGGACGCGGCGTTGCTCAACTCACGATCGCCACGCTCGAGAAACGTCAGTTAGATCCAGTTGGCACAACGGTCGCGTTACAAGGTTTCGGTAACGTCGGTTCGTATGCGGCACGGTTTCTTGCCGAGCGTGGATTGAAGATCGTCGCTGTCACCGATGCGTTTGGTGGAGTCACAACGTCAAACGGTTTGGATATCGACGCATTGTGCGAACACGTCGCACGCACGGGCAAAGTCGTCGATTTTGCGGATGCGGAGTCGATCACCAACGAAGAACTTCTGGCATCGGAAGTTGATGTGCTCATCCCGGCGGCGTTGGGGAATGTCATCACGGCGGAGAATGTGGACGATGTGCGTGCGAACATCATCATTGAAGCGGCCAACAATCCGACCACACCGGAAGCGGATGAGATTCTAGCGCGACGCGAGATCCTCGTGCTGCCCGATGTCCTCGCGAACGCCGGCGGTGTGACGGTGAGTTACTTCGAGTGGGTCCAAAACTGCCAGCACTTCAAATGGGAACTCTCCCGTGTGCGAAAGGAACTCGATAAGATCATGCTCAGCGCATTCGAAAAAGTTTGGGAAATCGCTGAGGCGAAGCACGTTTCGCTCAGAACAGCGGCCTATTTACTTGGGATTGGACGGGTCGGACGCGCGACGGTTCTAGGCGGCTTGTAA
- a CDS encoding cyclic nucleotide-binding domain-containing protein encodes MSSQGEPSNLVHLADISEQLRRSCVLFQEMSNAELKQVVTLLHTVEFPKDEVILREGKSVQQLWILIQGQCEVVKAVDEDGHQQLAVLETGAVFGEMSFFRPGPHSASVKSLTPVKLFSLPREEFDELIETGSSAAYRIAVNLNRILSERLARMDDWICKRVEGQEEKPVHKDEWKDFRSRLYSEWHF; translated from the coding sequence ATGTCTTCACAGGGTGAACCTTCAAATCTTGTGCATCTCGCTGACATCTCCGAACAACTCCGCCGGTCTTGCGTGCTGTTTCAGGAAATGAGCAACGCCGAATTGAAGCAAGTTGTCACCTTGCTTCATACAGTGGAATTCCCCAAAGACGAAGTCATTCTTCGCGAAGGCAAATCCGTCCAGCAGTTGTGGATCCTGATTCAAGGCCAATGCGAGGTTGTCAAAGCCGTCGACGAAGACGGGCATCAACAACTCGCAGTCCTGGAGACCGGGGCGGTCTTCGGTGAGATGTCGTTTTTCCGTCCCGGGCCGCACTCGGCTTCTGTCAAATCATTGACTCCCGTGAAACTGTTCTCACTGCCCCGTGAGGAATTCGACGAGTTGATTGAGACAGGTTCATCCGCCGCTTATCGCATCGCGGTCAACTTAAACCGCATCCTCTCCGAGCGGCTGGCCCGCATGGACGATTGGATCTGCAAACGCGTTGAAGGCCAAGAGGAAAAACCAGTCCACAAAGATGAATGGAAAGACTTCCGATCGCGACTCTATTCCGAATGGCACTTCTAA